CCAGCACTTCCACCGGACCAACTTCACCTGGCAGGACCCGGAGCTGTGGGCCCAGATCCGGTCGAGCTGGACCACCCGCTCCGGCACCGCCTCGTCCGACCTGGTGTTCAGCGCCAAGGCCACCGCCATCACCAGCAAGACCCTGACGCTGAACCTCAACGGCACCTCGTTCTCGTCGCTGCGGCAGGGCAGCACCACCCTGGTCCGGGGCACCGACTACACGGTCAGCGGCGACCAGCTCACCCTGACCGCGGCGGCGCTGACCCGACTGCACGGCAACCGCGCGTACGGGGTGAACGCCACCCTGCACGCGCACTTCTCCGCCGGGGTGCCGTGGCGGATCAACATCGTCACGTACGACCGGCCGGTGCTGTCCAACGCCACCGGCCCGACCAGCGGCTTCGCCATCCCCACCCAGTTCCGGGGCGACCAGCTCGCCACCATGGAGGCGAGGTACGCCGACGGCAGCAACGCCGGCCCGCACAACTGGACGTCGTACAAGGAGTTCGACGTCGCCTTCGCGCCCGACTACCCCGGCAACCGGCTCGTCCTGAAGCCGGAGTTCTTCGCCGAGGTCAACGACGGCGCGCCGGTCACCCTCACCTTCCACTTCTGGAGCGGCGAGAAGGTGACCTACCGGGTCACGAAGTCCGGCAGCAACGTCACCGGTGTCGCGCTCTGATCACACGTACCGAGGAACCTGGTGGTCCGGCCGGCGCTCCCGGCCGGACCACCGGCGTTTCCGCCCCGGGCGACCGGCGGCGCGGCTTCCGCGCGAAATTCCTCCTGGCGTAGCGTCGGAACACCGGCGAGCCGTTCGTGGCAGAGGCGGGGGCGGCCGGTCGAGGCCGCCGGAACAAGGGAGTGGTGGGATGACGCGGTACCTGATCTCGTTCGACGACGGCGCGATGGACCACATCCCCGACGGGGACTGGCCCGACGTGGGCAAGGCCGCGCACGCGGTGACCCAGGAGGCCGTGGACGCCGGCGTGTTCGTGTTCGGCGCGGGGCTGGAACGCCAGCAGTCGAGCGTCGTGACCACGGACGGGCTGGTCACCGACGGCCCGTTCCCGGAGACCAAGGAGGTCATCGGCGGGTTCGTGGTCGTCGACGTCGCCTCCCGCGCCGAGGCGCTCGCGTGGGCTGCCAAGATCGCCGTCGCGTGCCGCTGCGCTCAGGAGGTCCGGGAGCTCATGGCCGACCCGGAGACCGACGAGATGCTCCGCCGGGCCGGCCGGTGACGCGACCGCCCGTCCTCCCGACCCGGAAACCCGACGGCCGACGCCCCGCCGTGCTGGCGCGGGCGTCGGCCGTGGGCGTCCCCGGGGAGACGGACGGTCAGCCGGGACGGCTCAGCAGCGGCTGATCGTCGAGTTGGACAGGACGACGTTGCTGATCACGAAGTTGGTGGCGCAGGGGCTCTCCAGGATCCGGTTGTTCACCAGCGTGAAGTTACGCAGGGTGATGTCCCGGTTGCCGGGGAACTCGCTGCGCGCCGCCAGCCGCACCTCGCCGCCGCCGCTGATCGTCCCGCCGTTGGTCGCCAGGCT
The sequence above is a segment of the Micromonospora sp. WMMD882 genome. Coding sequences within it:
- a CDS encoding YciI family protein: MTRYLISFDDGAMDHIPDGDWPDVGKAAHAVTQEAVDAGVFVFGAGLERQQSSVVTTDGLVTDGPFPETKEVIGGFVVVDVASRAEALAWAAKIAVACRCAQEVRELMADPETDEMLRRAGR